The nucleotide sequence ACTTGTCGGACGGAATCATAGCACCTATGTTTTATCTTGCTATGGGAGGCTTGCCCTTTGCAATTGGATACAAGGCAATAAATACACTTGACTCCATGGTCGGGTATAAAAACGAAAGGTACATCCATTTCGGACATGCCTCTGCAAGAATAGATGACATAGCAAACTTCATACCTGCAAGAATAACAGGCATGCTTATTGTTATTACATCGATGATCGTGTATGGCTGGTCGACAGCGGTTAACGCTTTTCGTACAATGCTCCATGATGGGAAAAAGCATCCAAGTCCGAATGCAGGCATACCGGAGTCTGCAATAGCAGGCGCACTTGGTGTAATGCTTGGTGGTACATCCGCATACAATGGTATATCTGTTGAAAAGCCTTATATTGGAACGGATACAAACAATGATTACCTGCTGCAATCCGGAAAGGCTATAAGCATTGTCAGGTTCGCCTATTTTATTGGTTTCTGCATAACAACAGCCGGTTTATTTATAAGGAAGCTTTTATGAAACCCTCGGCATTACATGGTGGTAATATATTCAGGGCAAGTGAAGAATTGGGGGTTCCTGAAGACAAAATAATGGATTTTAGTGCATCTATAAATCCACTTGGAATGCCAAAGGGTGTTATCATAGAGATTGATCGCAACCTTAAATATCTTTCTCATTATCCTGATACCGATGCAAAGGCACTCAGGCTTGAGATTGCAAAATACCACAATATAGATCCAAAACATATTATCTGTGGTAATGGCAGCACAGAACTTATATACCTTATCATAAGGGCACTACAGCCTAAGAGGGTACTTATTCCGGTGCCGACATTCTCTGAGTATGATAGGGCATGCAAGAGTTATGGGGCAAGTGTTTTAAACTATGGGTTAAAAAAAGAGAATAACTTTGATATAAACGTGGATGAATTTATAGACGTAATGAGTGGAAAAGGTGAATTATGCGACATGGTATTTTTATGCAATCCCAATAACCCAACAGGAAGGCTTATTCAAAAAAAAGATGTTTTGAGGATTGCTGCTGCTGCAAAGGCATTAAAGTCTTATCTGATTGTTGATGAGGCATTTATTGATTTTGTCCCGGATGCATCTGTAATCCATGAGGTTGAGAAAAATCCTTATCTGATCATGATAAGATCCATGACAAAGTTTTATGCATTGGCTGGTTTAAGGCTTGGTTATGGCATATTCCCATTAAAGATTATAGATGTTATCAAGCAACATAAAGAACCTTGGACAATAAATACACTTGCACAAATGGCAGGTATAGCCGCACTGAGGGATTCTTTATATAAAAATGCCACTTATATATTGATTGATATTGAAAAGCAATTCCTTGTAAGCAATTTTAGTAAGTCTGGTATAAGGTTTTTACATTCTTATGCCAATTTTTATCTGTTGAAACTATCAAATGCAGATCAACTATATGATGATTTAAGGGAGAAAGGAATGCTTGTCAGGCTATGCTCTGATTTCAAAGGACTTGATAAGACTTACATTAGGGTTGCAGTAAGAACAAGGGAAGAGAACGTGCGTCTGCTATCTGCCTTAGTGCC is from Deltaproteobacteria bacterium and encodes:
- the cobD gene encoding threonine-phosphate decarboxylase CobD is translated as MKPSALHGGNIFRASEELGVPEDKIMDFSASINPLGMPKGVIIEIDRNLKYLSHYPDTDAKALRLEIAKYHNIDPKHIICGNGSTELIYLIIRALQPKRVLIPVPTFSEYDRACKSYGASVLNYGLKKENNFDINVDEFIDVMSGKGELCDMVFLCNPNNPTGRLIQKKDVLRIAAAAKALKSYLIVDEAFIDFVPDASVIHEVEKNPYLIMIRSMTKFYALAGLRLGYGIFPLKIIDVIKQHKEPWTINTLAQMAGIAALRDSLYKNATYILIDIEKQFLVSNFSKSGIRFLHSYANFYLLKLSNADQLYDDLREKGMLVRLCSDFKGLDKTYIRVAVRTREENVRLLSALVPHRNISLDRD
- the cbiB gene encoding adenosylcobinamide-phosphate synthase CbiB: MMLAYLLDLVIGDPVWLPHPVRMIGKTILKVETLLRRYAKTPFAQKLAGIVLVIIIVLPASIITAFITSLVYHLHNKSLIVMCNISLVYLISATIAGKELINEGKKVIGAVKDGKLDTARSRLSRLVARDTETLSQRKILMATIETLSENLSDGIIAPMFYLAMGGLPFAIGYKAINTLDSMVGYKNERYIHFGHASARIDDIANFIPARITGMLIVITSMIVYGWSTAVNAFRTMLHDGKKHPSPNAGIPESAIAGALGVMLGGTSAYNGISVEKPYIGTDTNNDYLLQSGKAISIVRFAYFIGFCITTAGLFIRKLL